Proteins from a single region of Deltaproteobacteria bacterium:
- a CDS encoding nucleotidyltransferase domain-containing protein, whose product MNKARKITAPTWSARDLPAMPDFLVVLIARAKQVLDLERVVIFGSRARGDHHERSDYDLCFYVSSPRQWAQFVVEAQENSGTLCPLDLVKFDSIDTNLAAEITQNGVLLYDGKKSADRV is encoded by the coding sequence ATGAATAAAGCACGAAAAATTACGGCCCCAACTTGGAGTGCACGGGATTTGCCTGCGATGCCAGACTTTCTCGTGGTATTGATTGCGAGGGCGAAACAAGTTTTAGACCTTGAGCGAGTCGTCATTTTTGGCTCGCGGGCTCGCGGCGATCATCACGAACGATCTGATTACGATCTCTGTTTTTACGTCAGCTCACCGCGTCAATGGGCTCAATTTGTTGTAGAGGCGCAAGAGAACTCGGGAACTTTGTGTCCTCTTGATTTGGTTAAATTTGATAGCATCGATACGAATTTGGCGGCTGAAATCACGCAAAATGGAGTGCTGCTATATGACGGTAAAAAAAGTGCAGATCGCGTTTGA
- a CDS encoding DUF86 domain-containing protein, producing MECCYMTVKKVQIAFENLDRAFASLVEFLAEPIVTRRDMAGVIQAFEYTYEQFWKVFKKVAEAEALEVASPRQAIQAAYQLGLIDPNLESDWADIIKTRNETSHTYNEDQAKRAVAKISGVFVTCFRDARKRLTDFTAKNLNALPSNQTP from the coding sequence ATGGAGTGCTGCTATATGACGGTAAAAAAAGTGCAGATCGCGTTTGAAAATTTGGATCGTGCATTCGCGTCACTTGTGGAATTTCTCGCTGAACCGATTGTCACTCGTCGTGACATGGCAGGCGTGATTCAGGCATTTGAATACACCTATGAGCAGTTTTGGAAGGTGTTTAAGAAAGTGGCCGAAGCCGAGGCTCTTGAGGTTGCGTCACCACGGCAGGCCATCCAGGCAGCTTACCAGCTTGGACTGATTGACCCCAATTTGGAATCAGATTGGGCTGACATCATAAAGACGCGAAACGAGACCTCTCACACCTACAACGAAGACCAGGCTAAGCGGGCTGTGGCTAAAATTAGCGGTGTGTTTGTTACGTGTTTTAGAGACGCACGCAAGCGGCTGACTGATTTCACCGCCAAAAACTTGAATGCACTACCCTCTAACCAGACACCTTAA